In the Phaeobacter gallaeciensis genome, one interval contains:
- a CDS encoding indolepyruvate ferredoxin oxidoreductase subunit alpha: MAERSFKAEVEHLRKGAGTSFTGEGILAITKALLENGVGYVGGYQGAPISHLMDVLADAEDLLGELGVRYEANASEAAAAAMLAASVHYPIRGAVTFKGSVGVNVASDALANLASSGVTGGALVVVGEDYGEGSSIMQERSYAFAMKSQFWLLDPRPNLPSIVKSVGDGFGLSEASNTPVMLMVRIRSCHVTGTFECRENQRPDLTVRDALANPQRDFSRVVLPPMSYQHEHDKIDNRWPAAEKYILDNGLNERFGPKEGKVGLICLGGMYNSVIRALQRLGLADLSGNTDVPLYVMNVTYPLVQSDLLDFCEDKDAVLMIEEGQPEFIEQQLGAMLYKAGSSTKLEGKGTFPKAGEYTGQVMKDGIDDFLRTYAAHLLPGQVLAPNEPAPEIPDLSQTVPIRPPGFCTGCPERPIFASMKLVEQELGKHQISADIGCHLFAALPPFEIGGQTMGYGLGPASNAAFDGGGEKRAISILGDGGFWHNGLSSSIGNMVFNKSDSVAIIVDNYYSAATGGQDIPSSRAKNPSKATNNPITKALEGAGVKWIRQIDRTYDVTQMRATIREALTTDYDGPKVIVASSECMLNRQRREKPQRNAAIKDGTRVEVPRFGVDEDICTGDHACIRLSGCPSLSLKKLDDPLRDDPVAHIDQTCVGCGNCGEVADAAILCPSFYEARVVHNPTGFERWTAGLRNRMISWLQNRRAARRLTFSTDLSEGAA; this comes from the coding sequence ATGGCCGAAAGGTCGTTCAAGGCAGAAGTAGAGCACCTGCGCAAAGGTGCCGGGACCAGCTTTACCGGCGAAGGCATTCTGGCCATCACAAAGGCCTTGCTGGAAAACGGAGTCGGCTATGTCGGCGGTTATCAGGGCGCGCCGATCTCGCACCTGATGGACGTGCTGGCCGATGCCGAGGACCTGCTCGGCGAACTTGGCGTGCGCTACGAGGCAAACGCCTCCGAAGCGGCAGCGGCGGCGATGCTTGCAGCCTCGGTCCATTATCCCATCCGCGGCGCGGTCACCTTCAAGGGATCGGTCGGGGTCAACGTGGCCTCGGATGCGCTGGCCAACCTCGCCTCTTCGGGCGTCACCGGCGGCGCTCTTGTGGTGGTGGGTGAGGATTACGGCGAAGGCTCCTCGATCATGCAGGAGCGGTCTTATGCCTTTGCGATGAAATCGCAGTTCTGGCTCTTGGACCCACGCCCCAACCTGCCTTCGATCGTGAAATCTGTGGGCGATGGCTTTGGCCTGTCCGAAGCGTCGAACACGCCGGTGATGCTGATGGTGCGGATCCGATCCTGCCACGTGACTGGCACCTTTGAATGCCGCGAAAACCAGCGCCCCGATCTGACCGTGCGCGATGCGCTGGCCAACCCGCAGCGGGATTTCTCCCGCGTGGTGCTGCCGCCGATGTCCTATCAGCATGAACACGACAAGATCGACAACCGCTGGCCCGCTGCCGAGAAGTACATCCTCGACAATGGTCTGAACGAACGCTTTGGCCCGAAGGAAGGCAAGGTCGGGTTGATCTGCCTGGGCGGCATGTACAACAGCGTCATCCGCGCCCTGCAACGCCTTGGCCTTGCGGATCTGTCGGGCAACACCGACGTGCCGCTTTACGTGATGAACGTGACCTACCCGCTGGTGCAAAGCGACCTTCTCGATTTCTGCGAGGACAAGGATGCCGTCCTGATGATCGAGGAAGGCCAGCCCGAGTTCATCGAACAGCAGCTTGGCGCCATGCTTTACAAGGCAGGCAGCAGCACCAAGCTTGAAGGCAAGGGCACCTTCCCCAAGGCAGGCGAATATACCGGCCAGGTGATGAAGGACGGCATCGACGATTTCCTGCGCACCTATGCCGCGCACCTGCTGCCCGGACAGGTTCTGGCCCCGAACGAACCGGCGCCCGAAATTCCCGACCTCAGCCAGACCGTGCCGATCCGCCCGCCGGGGTTCTGCACCGGCTGCCCGGAACGGCCCATCTTTGCCTCGATGAAACTGGTGGAGCAGGAGCTGGGCAAGCATCAGATCTCGGCCGATATCGGCTGCCACCTGTTTGCAGCCTTGCCGCCCTTCGAAATCGGCGGGCAGACCATGGGCTATGGCCTTGGTCCGGCCTCCAACGCGGCCTTTGACGGCGGCGGCGAGAAACGCGCGATCTCGATCCTTGGCGACGGGGGCTTCTGGCACAACGGCCTCAGCTCTTCGATCGGCAACATGGTGTTCAATAAATCGGACAGCGTCGCGATCATCGTCGACAACTACTATTCCGCAGCGACCGGCGGGCAGGACATCCCATCCAGCCGCGCCAAGAACCCCAGCAAGGCGACCAACAACCCGATCACCAAGGCGCTGGAGGGTGCTGGCGTCAAATGGATCCGGCAGATCGACCGCACCTATGATGTCACCCAGATGCGCGCCACCATCCGCGAGGCGCTGACCACCGATTACGATGGGCCAAAGGTGATCGTGGCCTCCTCGGAATGCATGCTGAACCGGCAGCGGCGGGAGAAACCCCAGCGCAATGCCGCGATCAAGGACGGTACCCGCGTCGAGGTGCCCCGCTTTGGCGTTGATGAGGATATCTGCACCGGCGATCACGCCTGTATCCGCCTGTCCGGCTGCCCCTCACTGTCGCTGAAGAAACTGGACGACCCGCTGCGCGACGATCCTGTCGCCCATATCGACCAGACCTGCGTCGGCTGCGGCAACTGCGGCGAGGTCGCTGATGCTGCGATCCTCTGCCCGTCCTTCTACGAGGCCCGCGTGGTGCACAACCCGACCGGGTTTGAACGCTGGACCGCAGGATTGCGCAACCGGATGATCTCCTGGCTGCAGAACCGCCGCGCAGCGCGACGCCTGACCTTTTCCACCGACCTGAGCGAAGGAGCCGCGTGA
- a CDS encoding indolepyruvate oxidoreductase subunit beta family protein, with translation MSIELPIASGGGATHLDGVIKVAILAVGGQGGGVLTNWIESLARAEGYSAQATSVAGVAQRTGATIYYIEMAPASVPTPVFSLAPAQGDIDVMIAAEMMEAGRAIMRGFVTPDRTTLIASTHRALAVSEKMVPGDGMADAAEVRAAAETAARQLVMADMEQAAVGVGSVISASLFGALAGSGALPFKRAAFEEAIRAGGKGVEASLRAFAAGYDLAQGGKEAPAAAASTPAEAAKPAGSAGKLRAYGALLDRINALPAAVQELALPGLRKVVDFQDIAYGAEYLDRLEGILGRDSADRGYVLSREAAKYIANAMAYDDVIRVADLKTRASRFDRIEDQVGSADKLMTLTDYLHPRAEEIAGLLPAGLGARIEASPVWMKRLDRLFNKGRRIRTDRFRGFALLYVMGGLRGWRRKSRRHALEQAHLDDWLNRAIGYLPSSYDMAVEVLRCRRLIKGYSDTHTRGLSKFDRVLDGARLVETRDDGPEWVARLREAALQDEKGEALDGALKTIRSFI, from the coding sequence ATGTCCATCGAACTGCCAATCGCATCTGGCGGAGGCGCCACCCATCTGGACGGCGTCATCAAGGTCGCGATCCTTGCCGTGGGCGGACAGGGCGGCGGCGTCCTGACCAACTGGATCGAATCCCTGGCCCGCGCCGAAGGCTATTCCGCGCAGGCGACCAGCGTCGCGGGCGTGGCGCAGCGTACCGGCGCCACCATCTATTACATCGAAATGGCGCCTGCATCGGTGCCAACGCCTGTCTTCTCCCTCGCACCGGCGCAGGGCGACATCGACGTGATGATTGCCGCCGAAATGATGGAAGCCGGGCGCGCCATCATGCGCGGCTTTGTCACCCCGGACCGCACCACTCTGATCGCATCGACCCACCGGGCGCTGGCAGTCTCTGAGAAAATGGTGCCGGGCGACGGCATGGCCGATGCCGCCGAAGTGCGCGCCGCCGCCGAAACCGCGGCGCGGCAGCTGGTCATGGCCGATATGGAACAGGCCGCTGTCGGTGTCGGCTCAGTGATCTCCGCGTCGCTGTTCGGTGCACTGGCCGGATCCGGAGCCCTGCCGTTCAAACGTGCTGCCTTTGAAGAGGCGATCCGCGCGGGAGGTAAGGGCGTCGAGGCCAGCCTGCGTGCCTTTGCCGCCGGATATGATCTGGCCCAGGGCGGGAAAGAGGCCCCGGCTGCAGCCGCCTCCACCCCCGCCGAAGCGGCGAAACCGGCGGGATCCGCCGGAAAGCTACGGGCCTATGGCGCGCTGCTGGACCGGATCAATGCCCTGCCAGCTGCGGTCCAGGAATTGGCGCTGCCGGGCCTGCGCAAGGTGGTGGATTTTCAGGACATCGCCTATGGCGCCGAATATCTGGACCGGCTCGAAGGCATCCTGGGCCGCGACAGCGCTGACCGGGGGTATGTGCTGTCGCGCGAGGCCGCGAAATACATCGCCAATGCCATGGCCTATGACGATGTGATCCGGGTGGCAGATCTGAAAACCCGCGCCAGCCGGTTCGACCGGATCGAGGATCAGGTTGGCAGTGCTGACAAGCTGATGACCCTGACCGATTATCTGCACCCGCGCGCCGAAGAGATCGCCGGTCTGCTGCCTGCGGGGCTTGGCGCCCGGATCGAGGCCAGCCCGGTCTGGATGAAACGTCTCGACCGGCTGTTCAACAAGGGCCGCCGCATCCGCACCGACCGCTTCCGTGGCTTTGCCCTGCTTTATGTGATGGGCGGCCTGCGCGGCTGGCGCCGCAAGAGCCGCCGCCACGCGCTGGAACAGGCGCATCTGGACGACTGGTTGAACCGCGCGATCGGCTATCTGCCCAGCAGCTATGACATGGCGGTGGAAGTGCTGCGCTGTCGGCGCCTGATCAAGGGCTATTCCGACACCCACACACGGGGCCTGTCGAAATTCGACCGGGTTCTGGACGGCGCGCGACTGGTCGAAACCCGCGACGACGGTCCCGAATGGGTCGCCCGCCTGCGCGAAGCGGCGCTGCAGGACGAAAAAGGTGAAGCCTTGGACGGCGCGCTGAAGACCATCCGCAGCTTTATCTGA
- a CDS encoding alpha-1,2-fucosyltransferase: protein MITARLHGRLGNQMFQYAAARALAERLGVAVALDSREAVRRCEGVLTRVFDLDLTDPAPLPPLKKEAPLRYALWRAFGSAPTFRRERGLGYNADFATWGDDSYLHGYWQSEKYFAAIADRIRADFSFPEFTNTQNADMAARIQGSNAISLHVRRGDYVALAAHVLCDQAYYEAALARVLEGLEGTPTVFVFSDDPDWAKENLPLPCEKVVVDFNGPDTDFEDMRLMTLCQHNIIANSSFSWWAAWLNQNPEKRVTGPAQWFGDPKLSNPDILPDSWHRIDA from the coding sequence ATGATCACCGCCCGCCTGCACGGCCGCCTTGGCAATCAGATGTTTCAATACGCCGCCGCCCGCGCGCTGGCCGAGCGCCTTGGCGTGGCTGTCGCTCTCGATAGCCGCGAAGCGGTGCGGCGCTGCGAAGGCGTGTTGACCCGGGTCTTTGATCTCGATCTGACCGACCCCGCACCACTGCCGCCACTGAAAAAGGAAGCACCGCTGCGCTATGCCCTGTGGCGCGCCTTTGGCTCCGCTCCAACTTTCCGGCGCGAACGCGGCCTTGGCTACAACGCCGATTTTGCGACCTGGGGCGATGACAGCTATCTGCATGGCTACTGGCAAAGCGAGAAATACTTTGCCGCGATCGCCGACCGCATCCGGGCCGATTTCAGCTTCCCGGAGTTCACCAACACGCAGAACGCCGACATGGCCGCCCGTATCCAAGGTAGCAATGCCATCTCACTGCACGTGCGGCGCGGTGATTACGTGGCGCTTGCCGCCCATGTGCTTTGCGATCAAGCCTATTACGAAGCCGCCCTCGCCCGCGTTCTGGAGGGGCTGGAGGGTACGCCAACCGTATTTGTCTTCTCCGACGATCCGGACTGGGCCAAGGAAAACCTGCCCTTGCCCTGCGAAAAGGTGGTGGTGGATTTCAACGGCCCAGACACCGATTTCGAGGACATGCGGCTGATGACCCTGTGCCAGCACAATATCATCGCCAACAGTTCATTTTCCTGGTGGGCGGCCTGGCTGAACCAGAACCCGGAGAAACGCGTCACCGGCCCGGCGCAGTGGTTCGGAGATCCGAAGCTCTCCAACCCCGATATCCTGCCAGACAGCTGGCACCGGATCGACGCCTGA
- a CDS encoding RluA family pseudouridine synthase, with protein MTVSSDYTPPQDPLEILHHDAQILAVNKPAGLLSVPGRGEHLADCLLSRVQLAFPEALLVHRLDRDTSGVMVFALTPHAQRHLSMQFEKRSTRKVYVARVTGRLEPKAGTVDLPLIVDWPNRPRQMVCHETGKPAVTDWRVMKYGEGETRVRLTPKTGRSHQLRVHMLSLGHAILGDPLYAEGAARDFPRMMLHSEELRIKHPDSEQSMKFRAKAPF; from the coding sequence ATGACGGTATCGAGCGATTACACCCCGCCGCAGGACCCGCTGGAGATCCTGCATCATGATGCGCAGATCCTTGCGGTAAACAAACCGGCGGGATTGCTGAGCGTGCCGGGCCGGGGTGAACATCTCGCCGATTGCCTGTTGTCGCGGGTGCAGCTTGCCTTTCCCGAGGCGCTGCTGGTGCATCGGCTGGACCGCGATACCTCGGGGGTGATGGTCTTTGCGCTGACGCCCCATGCGCAGCGGCACCTGTCGATGCAGTTCGAGAAACGCAGCACGCGCAAGGTCTACGTGGCCCGCGTCACCGGGCGGCTGGAGCCAAAGGCGGGCACGGTGGATCTGCCGCTGATCGTCGACTGGCCGAACCGTCCGCGCCAGATGGTCTGCCATGAGACGGGTAAACCTGCGGTGACCGACTGGCGGGTGATGAAATACGGCGAAGGGGAGACCCGAGTGCGGCTGACGCCCAAGACGGGCCGGTCGCACCAGTTGCGGGTGCATATGCTGTCGCTGGGGCACGCCATTCTGGGCGATCCGCTGTATGCTGAAGGCGCGGCGCGGGATTTCCCCCGCATGATGCTGCATTCCGAAGAGCTGCGGATCAAACACCCCGATAGCGAACAGTCGATGAAGTTCCGGGCCAAGGCGCCCTTTTGA
- a CDS encoding nuclear transport factor 2 family protein has protein sequence MHPTITRMQEVVAKGDEALIAELLSEDVKFLPPTYWKTWTGRAPVAAVLGHVGQVFSDFRYRRIMGEGNDWALEFQCKIGEFDAVGVDLITLGDDGLIEVFEVVMRPYKSVGALRDAMNARVQTDARFLKFREALS, from the coding sequence ATGCATCCAACCATCACCCGCATGCAGGAGGTCGTCGCCAAGGGCGATGAGGCGCTGATCGCAGAGCTGCTGTCCGAGGACGTGAAATTCCTGCCCCCCACCTATTGGAAAACCTGGACCGGCCGCGCGCCGGTGGCGGCGGTGCTGGGTCATGTGGGGCAAGTGTTCTCGGACTTCCGCTATCGCAGGATCATGGGAGAGGGCAACGACTGGGCGCTGGAATTCCAGTGCAAGATCGGCGAGTTCGACGCCGTGGGCGTGGATCTGATCACTCTGGGTGATGACGGGCTGATCGAGGTCTTCGAGGTGGTCATGCGCCCCTATAAATCCGTCGGCGCCCTGCGCGATGCGATGAATGCACGGGTGCAGACCGATGCGCGCTTCCTGAAATTCCGTGAGGCACTCAGCTGA
- a CDS encoding SGNH/GDSL hydrolase family protein: MIAADQILRLPLLPLLIAQGLHLRRRALRLPEPEGARQGTAGSGAPLRLLIAGDSSAAGVGAAHQEQALTGQLVQRLAPRWQVHWRLEATTGHRTADTLQRLMALPAQPFDVAVLALGVNDVTGAVPQGQFERQQRDLARLLTDRFGVQRILVCGVPQMEYFPALPQPLAWALGCQARRLDCRLADLSGQIDGFHHLPFELPSDPALAAEDGYHPNPRAYALWADRLAKEIENP; this comes from the coding sequence ATGATCGCAGCCGACCAGATCCTTCGCCTGCCGCTGCTCCCGCTGTTGATTGCGCAGGGGCTGCACCTCCGGCGCCGGGCCTTGCGGCTGCCTGAGCCGGAGGGAGCGCGACAGGGAACTGCGGGTTCCGGTGCGCCGCTACGGCTGCTGATTGCCGGGGACAGTTCCGCCGCCGGTGTGGGCGCTGCGCATCAGGAGCAGGCGCTTACCGGGCAACTGGTGCAGCGGCTGGCGCCCCGGTGGCAGGTTCACTGGCGCCTTGAGGCCACCACCGGGCATCGTACGGCAGATACGTTGCAGCGGCTGATGGCCCTGCCCGCGCAGCCCTTTGACGTAGCCGTACTGGCGCTGGGAGTGAACGATGTGACCGGAGCCGTTCCACAAGGGCAATTTGAACGGCAGCAACGCGATCTGGCACGGCTTCTAACGGATCGCTTTGGTGTGCAAAGAATCCTCGTCTGTGGGGTGCCACAGATGGAGTATTTCCCCGCCCTGCCGCAGCCGCTTGCCTGGGCGCTGGGGTGTCAGGCACGGCGGTTGGATTGCAGGCTTGCAGACCTCTCCGGGCAGATCGACGGGTTTCACCATCTTCCGTTTGAATTGCCCAGTGACCCGGCGCTGGCCGCCGAGGATGGCTATCACCCAAATCCGCGCGCCTATGCGCTTTGGGCGGACCGGCTGGCGAAAGAGATCGAAAACCCTTGA
- the rarD gene encoding EamA family transporter RarD: MTTHTRENVDTPQGLAFAITAYLLWGFLPLYMKAVSHIPAAEVVAHRVIWSVPLAGALLIVLRRTGDLRAALRSPRTLLMACITAVLISVNWGIYVWSIATDHALDAALGYYINPLFSVALGALLLGERPSRTQMLAIALAAAAVVVLTVETGSLPWAAVGLTFSWGFYAFFKKWLPVGPNQGFLLEVLILSVPALAYLSYLTATGTGSFGISWGQSLLLMGCGVVTAVPLIIYANGAKLLRLSTIGILQYIAPTLIFLVAVFVFGEEFGHARMIAFPMIWAALVIYSIPLIRQMRRKPKVQKLT; the protein is encoded by the coding sequence ATGACCACCCATACGCGCGAGAACGTCGACACCCCTCAGGGGCTGGCCTTTGCCATTACGGCCTATCTGCTGTGGGGGTTCCTGCCGCTCTACATGAAGGCGGTGTCGCACATTCCGGCGGCCGAGGTGGTGGCCCATCGGGTGATCTGGTCGGTGCCTTTGGCAGGGGCGCTGCTGATCGTTCTGCGCCGCACCGGCGATCTGCGCGCGGCCCTGCGCAGCCCGCGCACCCTGCTGATGGCCTGCATCACGGCGGTGCTGATTTCGGTGAACTGGGGCATCTATGTCTGGTCCATTGCCACGGATCACGCGCTGGATGCAGCACTTGGATATTACATAAACCCCTTGTTTAGTGTCGCATTGGGCGCCCTTTTGTTGGGGGAGCGGCCGAGTCGCACTCAGATGCTGGCGATCGCCTTGGCGGCGGCCGCGGTTGTGGTTCTGACCGTGGAAACCGGAAGCCTGCCCTGGGCTGCTGTCGGTCTGACGTTCAGCTGGGGCTTTTACGCCTTCTTCAAGAAATGGTTGCCGGTCGGCCCCAATCAGGGGTTCCTTCTGGAGGTGCTGATCCTGTCGGTGCCCGCGCTGGCCTATCTGTCCTATCTGACCGCGACAGGCACAGGCAGCTTTGGCATCAGCTGGGGGCAAAGCCTGCTGCTGATGGGGTGCGGCGTGGTGACGGCGGTGCCGCTGATCATCTATGCCAATGGTGCCAAGCTGCTGCGGCTATCGACCATCGGTATCCTGCAATATATCGCGCCGACGCTGATCTTTCTGGTCGCCGTCTTTGTCTTTGGTGAGGAGTTCGGCCACGCCCGCATGATCGCCTTCCCGATGATCTGGGCGGCGCTGGTGATCTATTCCATTCCCCTGATCCGTCAGATGCGGCGCAAGCCGAAGGTGCAGAAGCTTACCTAA
- a CDS encoding GcvT family protein has protein sequence MSDLPKSARVVIIGGGVVGCSVAYHLTKLGWQDVVLLERKQLTSGTTWHAAGLIGQLRASSNMTKLARYSADLYLGLEEETGVATGMRQVGSISVALTDERLEELYRNAAMARAFGVPVEELSPAEVKARYDHINLDGVTGGVWLPTDGQADPGNIALALAKGARQRGALVKERIKVTGIAREGRRVMGVDWVSDSGSDTGHIACDMVVNCAGMWGHEVGRMAGVNVPLHACEHFYIVSEPIQGLSQMPVLRVPDECAYYKEDAGKIMLGAFEPKAKPWGMKGIPDSFEFDQLPEDFDHFEPILEAACNRMPMLTDAGIHTFFNGPESFTPDDAYHLGLAPEMDNVWVAAGFNSIGIQSAGGAGMALAQWMQDGEKPFDLGDVDITRMHPFQGNKHYLFERSKETLGLLYADHFPYRQKATARGVRRSPFHHQLTEAGAVFGELAGWERANWFAEAGQEREYRYSWKRQNWFQNSAAEHRAVRENVGMYDMSSFGKIRVEGPDAESFLNHICGANMSAPVGKIVYTQFLNSRGGIEADVTVTRLSETVYLVVTPALTRLADETRMRRLVGDYRVTITDVTAGEGVLAVMGPRSRELLQKVSPNDFSNAVNPFGTAQEIEIGMGLARAHRVSYVGELGWELYVSSDMAGHVFEVLQDAGRDMDLKLCGMHMMDSCRIEKGFRHFGHDITCEDHVIDAGLGFAVDLNKPDFIGKAAVAARKESGPKARMLQFRLTDPEPLLYHNEPLLRDGEIVGYLSSGAYGHTLGAAIGMGYVPCEGESAAEVLASSYEIDVMGIRVQAEASLKPMYDPKSERVKV, from the coding sequence ATGAGCGATCTTCCAAAGTCGGCCCGCGTGGTCATCATCGGCGGCGGCGTGGTGGGCTGTTCGGTGGCCTATCACCTGACGAAACTCGGCTGGCAGGATGTGGTCCTGCTGGAGCGCAAACAGCTGACCTCTGGCACCACATGGCATGCGGCCGGGCTGATCGGGCAGCTGCGGGCATCCTCCAACATGACGAAGCTGGCGCGCTATTCCGCCGATCTGTACCTTGGGCTGGAGGAAGAAACCGGCGTTGCCACCGGTATGCGGCAGGTGGGGTCAATCTCGGTCGCGCTGACCGATGAACGGCTGGAGGAGCTGTACCGAAATGCCGCCATGGCGCGGGCTTTTGGCGTGCCGGTCGAGGAGCTCTCCCCGGCAGAAGTGAAAGCGCGCTACGACCATATCAACCTCGATGGCGTCACCGGTGGTGTCTGGCTGCCGACCGACGGTCAGGCGGATCCGGGGAATATCGCGCTCGCCCTGGCCAAGGGTGCCCGCCAGCGCGGTGCGCTGGTCAAGGAGAGGATCAAGGTCACCGGCATTGCCCGCGAAGGACGGCGGGTGATGGGAGTGGACTGGGTGTCCGATTCAGGCTCTGATACGGGGCATATCGCCTGTGACATGGTGGTGAACTGCGCTGGCATGTGGGGGCATGAAGTGGGCCGCATGGCGGGCGTCAACGTGCCGCTGCACGCCTGCGAGCATTTCTACATCGTCTCGGAACCGATCCAAGGGCTCAGCCAGATGCCGGTGCTGCGGGTGCCGGATGAATGCGCTTATTACAAGGAAGATGCGGGCAAGATCATGCTGGGCGCCTTTGAACCCAAGGCGAAACCCTGGGGGATGAAGGGCATTCCCGACAGTTTCGAATTCGACCAGCTGCCCGAGGATTTCGATCACTTCGAGCCCATCCTGGAGGCCGCCTGCAACCGGATGCCGATGCTGACCGATGCCGGGATTCATACCTTCTTCAACGGGCCCGAAAGCTTTACGCCCGACGATGCCTATCACCTGGGACTGGCGCCCGAGATGGACAACGTCTGGGTCGCTGCGGGGTTCAATTCGATCGGGATCCAGTCGGCGGGCGGTGCGGGCATGGCGCTGGCGCAATGGATGCAGGATGGAGAGAAGCCCTTTGATCTGGGCGATGTGGATATCACCCGCATGCATCCCTTTCAGGGCAACAAACACTACCTGTTCGAACGCTCCAAGGAAACGCTGGGCCTGCTTTATGCGGATCACTTCCCCTATCGGCAAAAGGCAACCGCGCGCGGGGTGCGGCGCTCTCCTTTCCATCACCAACTGACTGAGGCGGGCGCTGTCTTTGGCGAACTGGCGGGCTGGGAGCGCGCCAACTGGTTTGCCGAGGCGGGGCAGGAACGGGAATACCGCTATAGCTGGAAGCGGCAGAACTGGTTCCAGAACTCCGCCGCTGAACACCGTGCGGTGCGCGAAAACGTTGGCATGTACGATATGTCCTCCTTCGGGAAAATCCGTGTGGAAGGACCGGATGCGGAAAGCTTCCTGAACCATATCTGCGGCGCGAACATGTCTGCCCCTGTGGGCAAGATCGTCTATACCCAGTTCCTGAACAGCCGCGGTGGAATCGAGGCGGATGTGACAGTCACACGCCTGTCAGAGACTGTATACTTGGTTGTGACGCCTGCCCTGACCCGGCTGGCGGATGAGACCCGCATGCGGCGGCTGGTCGGGGATTACCGCGTGACCATTACCGATGTGACCGCGGGGGAGGGCGTCCTGGCGGTCATGGGGCCACGCTCGCGCGAGTTGCTGCAGAAGGTCTCTCCCAATGATTTCAGCAACGCGGTGAACCCTTTTGGCACCGCGCAGGAGATCGAGATCGGCATGGGGCTGGCCCGTGCGCATCGGGTCTCTTACGTCGGCGAACTCGGCTGGGAGCTCTATGTTTCGTCCGATATGGCAGGGCACGTTTTCGAGGTGCTGCAGGATGCCGGGCGGGACATGGATCTGAAGCTCTGCGGCATGCATATGATGGACAGCTGCCGGATCGAGAAGGGCTTTCGCCACTTCGGCCATGACATCACCTGCGAGGATCACGTGATCGACGCGGGGCTGGGATTCGCAGTGGATCTGAACAAACCTGATTTCATCGGCAAGGCGGCCGTTGCCGCGCGCAAGGAGAGCGGCCCAAAGGCCCGGATGCTGCAATTCCGCCTGACTGACCCTGAACCGCTGCTTTATCACAACGAACCCCTGCTGCGCGATGGAGAGATCGTCGGCTATCTCTCTTCGGGTGCCTATGGTCATACGTTGGGTGCTGCCATCGGCATGGGCTATGTGCCGTGTGAAGGGGAAAGCGCTGCCGAGGTTCTGGCCTCGTCCTACGAGATCGACGTGATGGGCATCCGGGTGCAGGCAGAGGCTTCGCTGAAACCGATGTATGACCCGAAATCGGAGCGGGTGAAGGTCTGA
- a CDS encoding GlxA family transcriptional regulator yields MAAVTDTLRIANRVLARPLFDWTVRSASGGQITCRSGLSVETQCFAAKPEADFAFVLGNSDPAHPGLSLGRVVQSYTSRGAQVYLLAEAAARHIRSQSGGAGAHTTHWENSDLLREQLGLDLGAHALARQDGPVVTCAGMGATTDVVLALVGQLTSAAAQVTVANILLHDHIRDFASLQPFAGHAPTTSGDRDLDDCIRLMQTNIEEPMPIRSIVTELGLSNRSLERKFRTFFGTTPNGFYREMRLSKANNLLLNTTLSVREIGLACGFPNGFSSLYKSVFGITPFALRKQRRTRPESETAHSAHSGAPRPV; encoded by the coding sequence ATGGCCGCAGTCACCGACACGCTGCGCATTGCCAACCGGGTGCTGGCGCGCCCTCTGTTCGACTGGACGGTGCGCTCTGCCTCTGGCGGGCAGATCACCTGCCGGTCGGGGTTGAGTGTCGAAACCCAGTGTTTCGCCGCGAAGCCAGAGGCCGATTTTGCCTTTGTCCTTGGCAATTCCGATCCGGCGCATCCGGGCCTGTCGCTGGGCCGGGTGGTCCAGAGCTACACCAGCCGCGGCGCGCAGGTCTATCTGCTGGCCGAAGCCGCCGCCCGCCATATCCGCAGCCAGTCCGGCGGGGCGGGGGCGCACACCACCCATTGGGAGAACTCGGACCTGCTGCGTGAACAGCTTGGGCTGGATCTTGGTGCCCATGCGCTGGCCCGTCAGGACGGTCCGGTGGTGACCTGCGCCGGGATGGGCGCCACCACCGATGTGGTTCTGGCCCTGGTCGGGCAGCTGACCTCGGCGGCGGCGCAGGTCACGGTGGCCAATATCCTGCTGCACGACCACATCCGCGATTTCGCCTCGCTGCAACCCTTTGCGGGTCATGCGCCGACCACATCGGGCGACCGGGATCTGGACGATTGCATCCGCCTGATGCAGACCAATATCGAGGAGCCGATGCCGATCCGCAGTATCGTCACCGAACTGGGCCTGTCCAACCGCTCGTTGGAGCGCAAGTTCCGGACGTTTTTCGGAACCACGCCCAACGGGTTCTATCGGGAAATGCGGCTCAGCAAGGCGAACAACCTGCTGCTGAACACCACGCTCAGCGTGCGTGAGATTGGCCTTGCCTGCGGGTTTCCCAACGGGTTTTCCTCGCTCTACAAATCCGTTTTCGGGATCACCCCCTTTGCCCTGCGCAAACAGCGCCGCACCCGCCCGGAGTCTGAAACCGCCCACAGTGCGCATTCTGGGGCGCCAAGGCCGGTTTGA